The segment GTAGCGCTGCAGCAGGCCCAGGGTGGCGGGCTCGGAGCGCTCCAGCCGGGACTCGAACCAGGCGGCGACCCGGGGGATCCGGGTGGAGCCGGCCCGGGACAGCGCCAGCGAGAGCTCCAGGTCCGGGTTGGTGCCCGGGCTGATCCGCCGGAACAGCTTGAGGATGAACTCGGTGTCGTAGATCACCGAGGAGTTGGACTGCTCCGCGGTGGACGCCCGCCCCGGCAGGTTGCCCGGCAGGCCGGGGCCCGGGGTGCGGCGGAAGGACAGCGAGCCGAACCGGTCGCCGGTCGCCAGGTGCTCCAGCAGCCGGCCGGTCAGCTCCGGGTCGTGCACCGCGTCGTACAGCGTCGCCCCGTCGTAGGTGCCGCCCGCGAGCCGGCCCAGCACCGCCATCGGGCCGACCGAGGCGGGCTGCTCCGAGCGGATGCCCAGCAGCAGTTGGTAGATGTCGCCCTGGTCGGCCGAGGCGCCGCCGTGCTCGACCCGCAGCAGCAGGTGCAGCAGCGCGGGGTCGCCGACCTGCAGCGGGGTGCCGACCACGGGGGTGAGCGCGGCGATCGGCCGGCCCTTGCCGGCGTACCAGCGCTGGGTCGGCAGCCACTCGGCGATCAGCGGCAGCGCCGCCTGGACCAGCTCGCTGACTCCGGCGGCGGTTCTCCGGACCCCCGGCGTGCGCGTCCCCACCGGCCCGGTGGCGGCGGTGGGGGGCTCACGGTGGACGTGGGCTTGAGAACGGGAGGGTTCGGACATGACTCCCTTTCCCCGGAAGCGGGCGGCTGCCCGACGAATCGTGGCCGGGCCCAGCAGTCTTCCGGATTTCGGCGGCGCGGCGGCGACGGCACGCGAGCAGCGGCTCGGTGTCACGCCTTCGTGTGGGTGGCCGTTGGGCTGTTCTCCGTACGCGGTGGTGCGAAGACCCCCGGGGGCGCGCGAGGCTTCTCGCGCGCCTGCGGAGGGTGACGTCCCGTTCGGGGCCTGAGGGATCGTTACTTCGTGGACGTGCTGCGGCGCTCCGGCCGCTACCGGGCCCCGGACGGCTTCGTCCGGTCCTGGCGCAGCTGGAACCAGTAGAACCCGTGGCCCGCCAGCGTCAGCAGGTAGGGCCACTCACCGATCGCGGGGAAGCGCACGCCGCCGATCAGCTCGACCGGGTAGCGCCCCTCGTACTCCCGCAGGTCCAGTTCGGTCGGCTGCGCGAACCGCGAGAAGTTGTTCACGCACATGACCAGGTCGCCCTCGTGCTCGCGCACGAAGGCCAGCACCGCGGGATTGCTGGAGGGCAACTCGGTGTAGCTGCCGAGGCCGAACGCCGGATTGAGCTTGCGGATCTCGATCATGCGACGCGTCCAGTGCAGCAGCGAACTCGAACTGCTCTGCTGCGCCTCGACGTTGGTCACCTGAAAGCCGTACACCGGATCCATGATGGGCGGCAGACTGAGCCTGCCCGGGTCGGCGGACGAGAAACCCGCGTTGCGGTCCGGCGTCCACTGCATCGGGGTGCGGACGCCGTCCCGGTCGCCCAGCCAGATGTTGTCGCCCATGCCGATCTCGTCGCCGTAGTACAGCACCGGCGAACCGGGCAGCGAGAGCAGCAGCGCGGTGAACAGCTCGACCTGGTTGCGGTCGTTCTCCAGCAGCGGCGAGAGCCGGCGGCGGATGCCCACGTTGGCCCGCATCCGCGGGTCCTTCGCGTACTCCGCGTACATGTAGTCGCGCTCCTCGTCGGTGACCATCTCCAGGGTCAGCTCGTCGTGGTTGCGCAGGAAGATGCCCCACTGGCAGCCGGAGGGGATCGCCGGGGTCTTCGCCAGGATCTCGGAGACCGGGTAGCGGGACTCCCGGCGGACCGCCATGAAGATCCGCGGCATCACCGGGAAGTGGAACGCCATGTGGCACTCGTCGCCGCCGGACGGGAAGTCGCCGAAGTAGTCGACCACGTCCTCCGGCCACTGGTTGGCCTCGGCCAGCAGCACGGTGTCCGGGTAGTTGGCGTCGATCTCCTTGCGGACCCGCCGCAGGAAGTCGTGGGTCTCCGGCAGGTTCTCGCAGTTGGTGCCCTCGCGGGCGTAGAGGTACGGCACCGCGTCGAGGCGGAAGCCGTCGATGCCGAGGTCCAGCCAGAACTTCAGCGCGGCCATCACCTCCTCCTGCACCCGCGGGTTGTCGTAGTTCAGGTCCGGCTGGTGGCTGAAGAAGCGGTGCCAGTAGTACTGCTTGCGGACCGGGTCGAAGGTCCAGTTCGACGACTCGGTGTCGACGAAGATGATCCGGGCGTCCGGGTACTGCTTGTCGTCGTCGGCCCACATGTAGAAGTCGCCGTACGGCCCGTCCGGGTCGCTGCGGGACGCCTGGAACCACGCGTGCTGGTCGCTGGTGTGGTTCACCACGAAGTCGATGATCACCCGCATGCCGCGGGCGTGCGCCGCGTCGACGAACTCCACGAAGTCGGCCAGGTTGCCGAACTCCGGGAGCACCGACTGGTAGTCCGAGACGTCGTAACCGCCGTCCCGCAGCGGGGAGTTCATGAACGGGGGGAGCCAGAGGCAGTCCACACCCAGCCACTGGAGGTAGTCGAGCCGCGAGGTGAGCCCCTTGAGGTCGCCCACGCCGTCGCCGTTGCTGTCCTGGAACGAACGCACCAGCACTTCGTAGAAGACCGCGCGTTTGAACCACTCGGGGTCGCGGTCCCGGGCGGGGGTGTCGGCGAAGGTGTCGGGGACGGGCTCGTTGACTGTCACTGCGGGTTCCTCCGAACCGTGAGGAGGTGGGCCGGCCCGGAAGAGGGGTCGAGCCGGACGTAGTTGTGACGGCCCCAGGCGTACGTCGCGCCGGTCAGCTCGTCGTGCACCGTCAGCGGCCCCGGCGCGTCGAGCGTCACCGTGGCCTCCTGGACGTGGTGCGGGTCCAGGTTGACCACGCAGATCACGTGGTCCTCCAGGCCGTCCTCGGTGACGGCGGTCTTGGAGAACGCGATGATCCGCTCGTTGTCGACGGGGTGGAAGCGCAGGTCCCGCAGCTGCTGCAGGGCGGGGTGCCGGCGGCGCAGCCGGTTCAGCGCGGTCAGCAGCGGCGCGAGCGAGTCCTGCCGGGACCAGTCGCGCGGCCGCAGCTCGTACTTCTCCGAGTGCAGGTACTCCTCCGAACCCGGCTTCGCGGGCTCGTTCTCGAACAGCTCGAAGCCCGCGTACACCCCGTAGCTGGGGGACAGCGCCGCCGCCAGCACCGCGCGCACCGCGAACGCGGCCGGGCCGCCGTGCTGCAGGTACTCGGGCAGGATGTCCGGGGTGTTGGCGAAGAAGTTCGGCCGCATGTAGGCGGCCGCCTCGCCGGTCAGCTCGGTCAGGTACGCGGTCAGCTCGGCCTTGGTGTCGCGCCAGGTGAAGTACGTGTAGGACTGGTGGAAGCCGATCTTGCCCAGGGTGTGCATCATCGCCGGGCGGGTGAACGCCTCCGCCAGGAACAGCACGTCCGGGTCGGTGCGGGCGATGTCCGCGAGGACCTTCTCCCAGAAGTTGACCGGTTTGGTGTGCGGGTTGTCGACCCGGAAGATCCGCACCCCGCGGGCCATCCAGAAGCGCAGGATCCGCACCGTCTCGCGGACGATCCCGTCGAAGTCCTGGTCGAAGTTGACCGGGTAGATGTCCTGGTACTTCTTCGGCGGGTTCTCGGCGTACGCGATGGTGCCGTCCGCCCGGTGGCTGAACCACTCCGGGTGCTTCTGCACCCACGGGTGGTCCGGCGAGCACTGCAGCGCGAAGTCGAGGGCGACCTCCAGGCCCAGCGCGGCGGCCTCCGCCACGAAGTGGTCGAAGTCCTCCAGGGTGCCCAGGTCCGGGTGGACCGCGTCGTGGCCGCCCTCCGGGGAGCCGATCGCCCACGGCGAGCCGACGTCGCGCGGGCCGGCCGTCAGCGCGTTGTCCGGGCCCTTGCGGTGGGCCCGGCCGATCGGGTGGATCGGCGGCAGGTACAGCACGTCGAAGCCCATCGCGGCGACCGCGGGCAGCCGCTCGGCGGCCGTCCGGAAGGTGCCGGAGACCGGCGGCTCGACGCCCGACGGGTCGACCACCGCGCCCTCCGAGCGCGGGAAGAACTCGTACCAGGAGCCGAACAGCGCCCGCTTGCGGTCCACCTGCAGCGGCTGCGGGCGGGTCGCCGAGACCAGCTCGCGCAGCGGGTGGCGGGCCAGCAGCGCCGTCACCTCCGGGTCCAGCGCCGCCGCGTAGCGGCTCAGCGGCGGCAGGCCGGTGTCGCGCAGCGCGTCCACCGCCGCCAGCACCTGGGCCCGGCCGTCCTTCTTCGGCACCCCGGCGGCGGCGCGCTCCAGCAGCTGCGCGCCCTCCTCCAGCACCAGCGCGGTGTCGATCCCGGCCGGGAGCTTCACCGCCGCGTGCTTCTTCCAGGTCGCCACCGGGTCGGACCACGCCTCCACCAGGTACGACCAGCGGCCCGGCGCGCTCGGCGTGACGTAGGCCCCCCAGCGGTCGCTGCCCTCGGACAGCTCGCGCATCGGCGTCCACGGGCCGCCGCGGCCGCGCGGGTCGCGCAGCACCACGTTGGCGCCGACCGCGTCGTGGCCCTCGCGGAACACCGTCGCGGAGACCAGGAAGCGCTCCCCCTCCACGGCCTTGGCCGGACGCCGGCCGGCGTCGACGAGCGGATTCACGTCAAGCACGGGGATGCGGCCGATCACGGTGTCGCTCTCTGTCGTCTTGCGGGCGGGGCGAGCCGGGCGGGTGGGGTCGGTCGGGTCCGCGGCGGTCCTGCTCGCGGTGCTCCTGCTCGTGGCGGTCTTGCTCGTGGCGGTCTTGCGGGCGGCGGTCTTGCGCGCGGGTTTCGCGGCGACCGCCTCGGCCATCGCGTCGGCGGCCGCGGTGGCGGCGGCTGACCTGACGGTGGTGGTCCGTTTCACCGCCGCGGCCTTGCGCGGGGTGCCCGCGGCCCGTTTCGCGGCCGGCTCCACCGCCGGTGCGGCGGCCTTCCGGCGGGCCGCGCCGGCCCGCGGAGCCGGTACCGGGGGCTCCCCGGCGGAAGGGTCGGGGGTGTCGGGTGCGTCGTCCGTCGGCACCGTGGACTGGTCCCGCGTGTCGCCGTGCATGCCAATGCTCCTGCCCGAGATCGGCGGCAGCTCCCGTGGCAGCGGCGCCGAGGGAGTACCGGGAGGACTGCTGGGTGAGGAAGGATGTGCGGCCGTAGCCTGCCCGTACCGACGGCCCCGGCAACCTCGGCCCACCGGTCGCGGCCGCGCGGTGGCGCGCCGAGCCGGACGCACGTATCCCGGCGCGCGTTGCTCGGTGCACGCCCCCCTCGCGACCCAACCCACCGGAAAACGACCCGGCAGGGAACAAGGACACGCGGAGACGCGGCGACTGGGGCCGAATGGGCTAAGGGAAGTGAGGGTTCGTCGAACAGGGCAGGCAGGAGCCGAGGCAGCAGGGGGCGACCACCCGATCGCGCACCAGCGGCACTCACGACCTTGTTGCATCCTCGCACCACCGGCAAGGGCTACGTGCGGGTAGGCGCGCGGTTTCGGCCGGTATGGAATGGTGAAACGGACACCCGAAACACCTCGGACCTCAGAACTTCACACCTGACGGCGCTTCTTTTCGCTGCGTGCGCCCCTCGCGCGCCGCCATTTGCCACCGCGCGCCCGAAACGATCTGAACACTGCTCCGAACGGGTGTGCCGCCCGCCAGTTGACGCCCCTTCAGGCGTCCGTCCGGGGCTACGCTCCTGTGCCGTGAAGGCAATCCGCAGGTTCACCGTCCGCACCGTCCTGCCCGAACAACTGCAGCCACTGCACGAGCTCGCGCTGAACCTCCGCTGGTCCTGGCACCCCGAGACGAGGGAGCTGTTCCGCTCCGTCGACCCGGACGTGTGGGCCGCCGTCGGAGAGGACCCGGTCCGACTGCTCGGCGAAGTGCCCGCCGCCCGACTCGCCGCGCTGGCCGGCGACCGACGCTTCCTGCGCCGCCTCGGCGACCTCTCCGACGAACTGCGCGACTACCTCACCGGACCGCGCTGGTACCAGGGCGCCACCGACCCGGCCGACCCCGAGGGGCCGCTGCCCGCCGGCATCGCCTACTTCTCCCCCGAGTACGGCATCGCCGCCGCCCTGCCGCAGTACTCCGGCGGCCTCGGCATCCTGGCCGGCGACCACCTCAAGGCCGCCTCCGACCTCGGCGTCCCGATCATCGGCGTCGGACTCTTCTACCGGCACGGCTACTTCCGGCAGTCCCTGGACCGCGACGGCTGGCAGCAGGAGCGCTACCCCCTGCTCGACCCCGACGCGCTCGCCGTCACCCTGCTGCGCGAACCCGACGGCACCCCCTGCCGGATCGACCTCGCCCTCCCCGGCGGCCGCACCCTCGCCGCCCAGGTCTGGCGCGCCCAGGTCGGCCGGGTCCCGCTGCTGCTGCTCGACTCCGACGTCGAGGCCAACAGCCCCGCCGAACGCGACGTCACCGACCGGCTCTACGGCGGCGGCAGCGAGCACCGGCTGCTGCAGGAAATACTGCTGGGCATCGGCGGCGTCCGCGCCGTCCGCACCTACTGCCGGCTCACCGGCCACCCCGAGCCCGAGGTCTTCCACACCAACGAGGGCCACGCCGGCTTCCTCGGCCTGGAGCGGATCGGCGAACTCACCACCGCCCACCCCGGACTCGGCTTCGCCGACGCCCTGGAGGCCGTCCGGGCCGGCACCGTGTTCACCACCCACACGCCCGTCCCGGCCGGCATCGACCGCTTCGACCGCGAGCTGGTCGCCCGGCACTTCGGCGGCGACGCCGCGCTGCCCGGCGTCCCCGTCGACCAGGTGCTCGCGCTCGGCGCCGAGAGCTGGAGCGGCGGCGACCCCAAGCTGTTCAACATGGCCGCGATGGGCCTGCGGCTCGCCCAGCGCGCCAACGGCGTCTCCACCCTGCACGGCGCCGTCAGCCGGGAGATGTTCCGCGGCCTGTGGCCCGGGTTCGACGCGCCCGAGGTCCCGATCACCTCGATCACCAACGGCGTGCACGCCCCCACCTGGATCGACCCCGCCGTCGTCCGGCTCGGCGCCACCGAGATCGGCCAGCAGCGCGCCGAGGACGCGATGGCCGTCGGCACCGCCCCGCAGTGGACCGGCCTGGAGCGGATCGGCAACGCCGAGGTCTGGGAACTGCGCCGCGCGCTGCGCGCCCAGCTCGTCGACGAGGCCCGCCGCCGGCTGCGCGCCTCCTGGAAGCAGCGCGGCGCCGGCGAGGCCGAACTCGGCTGGACCGGCGGCGTCCTCGACGCCGACGTGCTGACCATCGGCTTCGCCCGCCGCGTCCCCTCCTACAAGCGCCTCACCCTGATGCTGCGCGACCCGGCCCGGCTGCGCCGGCTGCTGCTCGACCCCGAGCGGCCCGTGCAGATCGTCATCGCCGGCAAGGCGCACCCCGCCGACGACGGCGGGAAACGGCTCATCCAGCAGCTGGTCGCGTTCGCCGACGACCCCGCCGTCCGGCACCGGATCGTCTTCCTGCCCGACTACGACATGGCGATGGCCAAGACGCTGTACCCCGGCTGCGACGTCTGGCTGAACAACCCGCTGCGCCCGCTGGAGGCCTGCGGCACCTCCGGGATGAAGGCCGCGCTGAACGGCTGCCTCAACCTGTCCATCCTGGACGGGTGGTGGGACGAGTGGTACGACGGCCAGAACGGCTGGGCCATCCCCACCGCCGACGGCGGCACCGGCGAGGGCGTCGTCGACCCGGAGAGCAAGGAGGCCGAGCGGCGCGACGACATCGAGGCCGCCGCGCTCTACGACCTGATCGAGCACCAGGTCGCCGCCCGGTTCTACGACCGCGGCGCGGACGGCCTCCCGCACCGCTGGATCTCCATGGTCCGGCACACCCTGGTCACCCTCGGCCCCAAGGTGCTGGCCGGCCGGATGGTCCGCGAGTACGTCGAGCGGCTGTACGCCCCGGCGGCCTCGGCCAAGCGGCGGCTGGAGGGGCCGGCCGGCGACTACGCGGCGGCGAAGGCCCTGGCCGGCTGGAAGGCCGGCGTCCGCGAGGCGTGGCCCGCGGTGCGGGTCGAGCACGTCGAGGCGGACGGGGCGGGCGAGGCCCAGGAGCTCGGCGCGACGCTCGCGCTGCGGGTCCAGGTCAACCTCGGCCGGCTCGGACCGGACGACGTCGAGGTCCAGGTGGTCGCCGGGCGGGTCGACGAGAGCGACCGGATCTCCGAGGCGACCACGCTCGCGCTCAAGCCCGCGGGCGGCGGCACCGACCTCGACGGCCGGATCCGCTACGAGGGCCACCTCGAACTCTCCCGCACCGGCCCGTTCGGCTACACCGTCCGGATCCTGCCCACCCACCCGCGGCTCGCCTCGGTCGCCGAACTGGGCCTGCTGGCCGCCCCGGCGGAGACCGGCGGGATGGACGCGGGCGTGCTCAGGTAAGCCGTCCGTTCGGTCCCCTTCCGGCCCGGCCGGAAGGGGACCCGGGCGGCCGGGCCGCTAGGTCGTGCGCCAGGTGTGCCAGAGGTCGGCGTACGGGCCGCCCGCGGCGAGCAGGTCCTCGTGCGGGCCGAGGTCGGTGAGCCGGCCGTGGGTGAGGACGGCGACCCGGTCGGCGTCGTGGGCGGTGTGCAGCCGGTGCGCGATGGCGATGACGGTGCGGCCGGTGAGGGCGGCGGCGAGGGCGCGTTCGGTGTGGCGGGCGGTGGCGGGGTCGAGCAGGGCGGTGGCCTCGTCGAGGACCAGGGTGTGCGGGTCGGCCAGGATCACCCGGGCCAGCGCGAGCTGCTGGGCCCGGGCGCCGTCGAGGCGGGTCGCGGTCGGGCCGAGCTCGGTGTCGAGGCCGGCCGGGAGCTCGTCGTGCTGCCAGCCGACCGCGTCCAGCGCGGCGGTCAGGGCGGTGTCGTCGGCCGCGGGGGCGGCCATCCGCAGGTTGTCGCGGAGGGTGCCGAGGAAGACGTGGTGCTCCTGGGTGACCAGGACGACCTGGCGGCGCAGCCGCTCCGGGGAGAGGTCGGCGAGCGGGACGCCGCCGACGGTGACGCCGCCGGTGCGCGGGCGGTCGACGCCGGCCAGCAGCCGGCCCAGGGTGGTCTTGCCGGAGCCGGAGGGGCCGACCACGGCGAGGCGCTCGCCCGGGGTCAGGTCCAGGTCGAGGCCGTGCAGCACGTCCGGCCCGTCCGGGTAGGCGTAGCGGACGCCGGTGACCCTGATCCGGTCGTCGGCGGGCTCGTCCGCCCCGGTACGGGCCTGCGCGGGCAGGCCGGCGCCGGCCGGGGCCAGGCCCTCGACCCGGGCGTACGCGGCGGTGCTGCTCTGCAGGCCCTCCAGCAGGATGACGATGGTGTCCAGCGGGTCCGCGAGCCGGTGCAGGTACAGCGCGGCGGAGACGGCCGCGCCGAGGGAGACGGTGTGCCCGGCGACCAGGACGGCGGCGACCGGGAGGACCAGCACGGTCGGCACCGCGTACGAGGCGTTGATCACGGCGAAGAACCGCAGCCGCAGGTACAGGGTGCGCGTCCGGGCCCGGTGCGCGGCGCCGACGGCCTCCCGGCCGGCGGCCAGCCGCTGCTCGCGCAGGCCGAGCGCGTCGACGGTGCGGGCGCCGTGCGCCGTGGCGGACAGCGTCTCGGCGAGGCCGGCGGTCGCGCCGCGGTCGGCCAGGTAGGCGGGGCGCGAGCGGCGCAGGTACCAGCGGGAGCCGAGGACGATGCCGACGATGCCGACCAGCCCGCAGGCGCCGAGCAGCGGGCTGACGGCGAGGACGGCGCCCAGCAGGAACAGCGCCTGCGCGCCGGCGATCAGCAGGTGGGGCGCGGCGTCCCGGAGGGTCTCGCCGACCGCGGTGGCGTCGGCCGTGCCGCGGGAGGTGAGGTCGCCGGCGCCGGCCCGCTCGGCGGTTCCGGCGGGCAGCGCGAAGACCCGGTCGAGGAGCTGCTCGCGGACCTTCGCGGCCGCGCGCTCGCCGAACCGGTGCGCCAGGTAGGAAGCCTGGCGGCTGGTCAGGATCTGGACGAGGGCGCAGCCGAGCAGCAGCAGGCCGAGCCGGTCGATGTCGGCGGCGGTGGCCCCGTCGGCGACCCGGTCGATGATCCGGCCGAGCAGCCA is part of the Kitasatospora setae KM-6054 genome and harbors:
- a CDS encoding maltokinase N-terminal cap-like domain-containing protein codes for the protein MSEPSRSQAHVHREPPTAATGPVGTRTPGVRRTAAGVSELVQAALPLIAEWLPTQRWYAGKGRPIAALTPVVGTPLQVGDPALLHLLLRVEHGGASADQGDIYQLLLGIRSEQPASVGPMAVLGRLAGGTYDGATLYDAVHDPELTGRLLEHLATGDRFGSLSFRRTPGPGLPGNLPGRASTAEQSNSSVIYDTEFILKLFRRISPGTNPDLELSLALSRAGSTRIPRVAAWFESRLERSEPATLGLLQRYLADAEDGWELALDQVARLKGDPSPGNFAIEAHRLGRATAEVHRVLARSMPTARLDRARIAELAGAMADRLDSAVTAVPGLMRYRPALRAAFQQLTAAHLDGLPVQRIHGDLHLGQAMRTPQGWVLLDFEGEPAKPLAERRLPQPALRDVAAMLRSFDYAAAHLLAGAPGQDPELALLASAWAARNRAAYCAGYTAGGGVDPAATPELMRALEIDKAVYEVVYEARHRPSWLPIPLAAINRLADTV
- the treS gene encoding maltose alpha-D-glucosyltransferase, which codes for MTVNEPVPDTFADTPARDRDPEWFKRAVFYEVLVRSFQDSNGDGVGDLKGLTSRLDYLQWLGVDCLWLPPFMNSPLRDGGYDVSDYQSVLPEFGNLADFVEFVDAAHARGMRVIIDFVVNHTSDQHAWFQASRSDPDGPYGDFYMWADDDKQYPDARIIFVDTESSNWTFDPVRKQYYWHRFFSHQPDLNYDNPRVQEEVMAALKFWLDLGIDGFRLDAVPYLYAREGTNCENLPETHDFLRRVRKEIDANYPDTVLLAEANQWPEDVVDYFGDFPSGGDECHMAFHFPVMPRIFMAVRRESRYPVSEILAKTPAIPSGCQWGIFLRNHDELTLEMVTDEERDYMYAEYAKDPRMRANVGIRRRLSPLLENDRNQVELFTALLLSLPGSPVLYYGDEIGMGDNIWLGDRDGVRTPMQWTPDRNAGFSSADPGRLSLPPIMDPVYGFQVTNVEAQQSSSSSLLHWTRRMIEIRKLNPAFGLGSYTELPSSNPAVLAFVREHEGDLVMCVNNFSRFAQPTELDLREYEGRYPVELIGGVRFPAIGEWPYLLTLAGHGFYWFQLRQDRTKPSGAR
- a CDS encoding alpha-1,4-glucan--maltose-1-phosphate maltosyltransferase; the encoded protein is MIGRIPVLDVNPLVDAGRRPAKAVEGERFLVSATVFREGHDAVGANVVLRDPRGRGGPWTPMRELSEGSDRWGAYVTPSAPGRWSYLVEAWSDPVATWKKHAAVKLPAGIDTALVLEEGAQLLERAAAGVPKKDGRAQVLAAVDALRDTGLPPLSRYAAALDPEVTALLARHPLRELVSATRPQPLQVDRKRALFGSWYEFFPRSEGAVVDPSGVEPPVSGTFRTAAERLPAVAAMGFDVLYLPPIHPIGRAHRKGPDNALTAGPRDVGSPWAIGSPEGGHDAVHPDLGTLEDFDHFVAEAAALGLEVALDFALQCSPDHPWVQKHPEWFSHRADGTIAYAENPPKKYQDIYPVNFDQDFDGIVRETVRILRFWMARGVRIFRVDNPHTKPVNFWEKVLADIARTDPDVLFLAEAFTRPAMMHTLGKIGFHQSYTYFTWRDTKAELTAYLTELTGEAAAYMRPNFFANTPDILPEYLQHGGPAAFAVRAVLAAALSPSYGVYAGFELFENEPAKPGSEEYLHSEKYELRPRDWSRQDSLAPLLTALNRLRRRHPALQQLRDLRFHPVDNERIIAFSKTAVTEDGLEDHVICVVNLDPHHVQEATVTLDAPGPLTVHDELTGATYAWGRHNYVRLDPSSGPAHLLTVRRNPQ
- the glgP gene encoding alpha-glucan family phosphorylase — encoded protein: MKAIRRFTVRTVLPEQLQPLHELALNLRWSWHPETRELFRSVDPDVWAAVGEDPVRLLGEVPAARLAALAGDRRFLRRLGDLSDELRDYLTGPRWYQGATDPADPEGPLPAGIAYFSPEYGIAAALPQYSGGLGILAGDHLKAASDLGVPIIGVGLFYRHGYFRQSLDRDGWQQERYPLLDPDALAVTLLREPDGTPCRIDLALPGGRTLAAQVWRAQVGRVPLLLLDSDVEANSPAERDVTDRLYGGGSEHRLLQEILLGIGGVRAVRTYCRLTGHPEPEVFHTNEGHAGFLGLERIGELTTAHPGLGFADALEAVRAGTVFTTHTPVPAGIDRFDRELVARHFGGDAALPGVPVDQVLALGAESWSGGDPKLFNMAAMGLRLAQRANGVSTLHGAVSREMFRGLWPGFDAPEVPITSITNGVHAPTWIDPAVVRLGATEIGQQRAEDAMAVGTAPQWTGLERIGNAEVWELRRALRAQLVDEARRRLRASWKQRGAGEAELGWTGGVLDADVLTIGFARRVPSYKRLTLMLRDPARLRRLLLDPERPVQIVIAGKAHPADDGGKRLIQQLVAFADDPAVRHRIVFLPDYDMAMAKTLYPGCDVWLNNPLRPLEACGTSGMKAALNGCLNLSILDGWWDEWYDGQNGWAIPTADGGTGEGVVDPESKEAERRDDIEAAALYDLIEHQVAARFYDRGADGLPHRWISMVRHTLVTLGPKVLAGRMVREYVERLYAPAASAKRRLEGPAGDYAAAKALAGWKAGVREAWPAVRVEHVEADGAGEAQELGATLALRVQVNLGRLGPDDVEVQVVAGRVDESDRISEATTLALKPAGGGTDLDGRIRYEGHLELSRTGPFGYTVRILPTHPRLASVAELGLLAAPAETGGMDAGVLR
- a CDS encoding ABC transporter ATP-binding protein, encoding MSTLPIATTRQVRRAATALVRADGRAFAVVLGLNAAAALLGLAGPWLLGRIIDRVADGATAADIDRLGLLLLGCALVQILTSRQASYLAHRFGERAAAKVREQLLDRVFALPAGTAERAGAGDLTSRGTADATAVGETLRDAAPHLLIAGAQALFLLGAVLAVSPLLGACGLVGIVGIVLGSRWYLRRSRPAYLADRGATAGLAETLSATAHGARTVDALGLREQRLAAGREAVGAAHRARTRTLYLRLRFFAVINASYAVPTVLVLPVAAVLVAGHTVSLGAAVSAALYLHRLADPLDTIVILLEGLQSSTAAYARVEGLAPAGAGLPAQARTGADEPADDRIRVTGVRYAYPDGPDVLHGLDLDLTPGERLAVVGPSGSGKTTLGRLLAGVDRPRTGGVTVGGVPLADLSPERLRRQVVLVTQEHHVFLGTLRDNLRMAAPAADDTALTAALDAVGWQHDELPAGLDTELGPTATRLDGARAQQLALARVILADPHTLVLDEATALLDPATARHTERALAAALTGRTVIAIAHRLHTAHDADRVAVLTHGRLTDLGPHEDLLAAGGPYADLWHTWRTT